From the Cyanobacteriota bacterium genome, the window GAAACCCTAAAATGGTCTGGCAAAAAAGCTCGCCAATCCCTCAAGTTGGGATTGAGTATTGCCTGTGGTTATATTTCCAACATGTCAGAGGGCTTTTTCTTTAGTTCGATCTACAGGCCGATCGCTGGCATGGATATTGGTCTTGCATTTGTGTTGCTTCTGATGGGGCCTAGCATCTCCATGGAAACCGTTCCCAACCAGGACATTCGACAATCCTTCAAAAATGCTGCCATCTTTGCTGTCATGGGTGAGCTAGGTTTAGGACTAACGGCACTAGCGGCTGAAATCCCCATTCTGATTAGAGTAATCATCGGATTACTGTTTGGCATGTTTGGAGCTGGAGAAGCCTGCCTCAAGCACCTTACCCTACGATTAGTACTCTATAGCAATGGATAGCAATGAACTCATCCCCTGGAACTATGCCCGTTTTCTCAACTACGCTACAGACTTAACCTGTTTGCCAAAGGTAGGTGGCGGTTACATCTTCATCCATCACCTGCTGCTAGAGTATTTCGCCGAGTCGGGCATGATCGCCTCACCAATCTGCGATCAACCCTACCGCAGCAACTAACGTAAACAGACTAAAGAACAAGGTTGAAATGAGTTCCCCGCAACGCCGTCTTACCTCAGTTTTTGACCTGGATAAATCCAGGTGGGTACCGATAGTCTGACTTAAAGTTTCCGGATACAAGTCCGGTCTACTGCCATCAGCGCCTTTAAGGTGCCCATATTCAACAAGCATAGATCATAAAACAATGTTGGCAGTCACCAACGCCGCAGCAGAACTCGTAGCCTATTGTAGCGGACTTAATCTCGGAATTGGTAGCATTGCTGTGACATTCCCGTAAGCCAGCCTCTAGACTAAAAATTTGTGGAGATTGCTTGCACTGGGCAAGTGGGAATGCACTGCTCACAGACTACACAGCGCGATCGCAAAAAGGTCAGCCGAAAGGTTTTAGGATCCAGGGTCAATGCCTCTGTCGGGCAGACTCCAGTGCACAGACCACAGTGCACACAGGTGTCATCGTTAATTAAAATTTCACGGCTAGCTAGGGAGACCCCAATGCCCTGAGAGGTCATCCAGTCGATCGCTGCATCCAGTTGATCAATATCTCCGGCTAGTTCCAGCACGAGCTTCCCGATCTGATTAGGAGCAATATGGGCGCGAATAATACTAGCAGCCACGTTAAAGTCCTTGGCCAGCAAGTACGTGACCGGCATTTGGATCGATCGCTGAGGAAAGGTTAACGTGACGCGCTTTTTCACAGTTTGTTACAGTAGTAGAGGCCTAACATCACAACTGCAAAATTTA encodes:
- a CDS encoding 4Fe-4S binding protein — protein: MKKRVTLTFPQRSIQMPVTYLLAKDFNVAASIIRAHIAPNQIGKLVLELAGDIDQLDAAIDWMTSQGIGVSLASREILINDDTCVHCGLCTGVCPTEALTLDPKTFRLTFLRSRCVVCEQCIPTCPVQAISTNF